The following proteins come from a genomic window of Microbacterium sp. SY138:
- a CDS encoding sugar nucleotide-binding protein: MHGSAAPSSRTLLVGSGKIAARLAPQFLENGEVYALRRSDSPPPAGAIGIRADLAAPLAARLPVVDRMLVTLPPGDTPAAYRTALTHLAAALPAIPARTVFVSSTGVFDGSGSARPITERDQPGPTSMRSRGLLDGERAAVEIFDATIVRPAGIYGPGREYLLRTVRAGVAVEHARRTNRIHETDLVRTLEMLLRMPEPPRLLHAVDESPAPLGDVVTFIARELGVEVPPDIASAEPGGFVYDGTLLRSMLGRLDYPTYREGYVAMIAGSAA, encoded by the coding sequence ATGCACGGCTCCGCTGCGCCCTCCTCCCGCACCCTCCTCGTCGGCTCCGGCAAGATCGCCGCGCGCCTGGCGCCACAGTTCCTCGAAAACGGCGAGGTGTACGCGCTGCGTCGAAGCGACAGTCCTCCTCCTGCGGGTGCGATCGGGATCCGCGCCGACCTGGCGGCGCCGCTCGCCGCGCGGCTTCCCGTGGTCGACCGCATGCTCGTCACGCTCCCACCCGGTGACACCCCCGCCGCCTATCGCACCGCGCTGACGCATCTCGCCGCCGCCCTGCCGGCGATCCCCGCGCGCACGGTGTTCGTGTCGTCGACCGGGGTCTTCGACGGTTCGGGGTCGGCGCGGCCGATCACCGAGCGGGATCAGCCCGGGCCTACGAGCATGCGCTCGCGAGGGCTTCTCGACGGGGAGCGGGCAGCGGTCGAGATCTTCGACGCGACGATCGTGCGGCCGGCGGGAATCTACGGACCCGGACGCGAGTACCTTCTGCGCACGGTGCGCGCGGGAGTGGCGGTGGAACATGCGCGACGTACAAACCGCATCCACGAGACCGACCTCGTCCGCACGCTCGAGATGCTGCTGCGGATGCCGGAGCCGCCACGACTCCTGCACGCCGTGGACGAGAGCCCTGCTCCGCTCGGCGACGTCGTCACGTTCATCGCACGCGAGCTGGGGGTCGAGGTGCCGCCGGATATCGCCTCGGCGGAACCGGGCGGGTTCGTCTATGACGGCACCCTCCTGCGGTCCATGCTCGGCCGCCTCGACTACCCCACCTATCGAGAGGGTTACGTCGCGATGATCGCCGGCTCGGCCGCGTAG
- a CDS encoding MarR family transcriptional regulator yields MGIGDDAVEVRAQGWRTLAALHGLIETALERSLADAASLSVVEYTVLDALDRQDGWHMRMQQLARAAALSPSATTRLVNRLEDRGLLTRILCADDRRGIYTELTPAGRELYERARPIHDAALEQVLEDAAAQPELAPVVDALHGVALPALAAG; encoded by the coding sequence ATGGGTATCGGTGACGACGCGGTCGAGGTGCGCGCGCAGGGGTGGCGGACGCTCGCCGCCCTGCACGGCCTGATCGAGACGGCCCTCGAGCGCAGCCTGGCCGACGCCGCCTCGCTCTCGGTGGTCGAGTACACGGTGCTGGATGCGCTCGACCGTCAAGACGGATGGCATATGCGCATGCAGCAGCTCGCCCGAGCCGCGGCCCTGAGTCCCAGCGCCACGACACGCCTGGTCAACCGCCTGGAAGACCGCGGACTCCTCACCCGGATCCTCTGCGCCGACGATCGTCGGGGCATCTACACCGAGCTCACCCCCGCAGGGCGTGAGCTCTACGAGCGGGCTCGACCCATCCACGACGCCGCCCTCGAGCAGGTGCTCGAAGACGCCGCGGCGCAGCCGGAACTCGCCCCCGTCGTCGACGCGCTGCACGGCGTCGCGCTGCCGGCGCTCGCCGCGGGCTGA
- a CDS encoding MFS transporter, which translates to MPLGLIALAIGAFGIGLTEFVIMGLLPEVAQDFGVTESAAGWLISGYALAVVVGALVLTAAATRLPKKPVLLGLIVLFIIGNVLTALADDYGIAMLGRIIAALCHGAFFGIGSVVAAGLVAPEKKAGAIAIMFTGLTAANVFGVPFGTFLGQELGWRSTFWAISGIGVLAFVGIALLVPRLPRPTAHVSLRSELSAFRSGQVWFSLVVTILAFGGMFGAFTYIAYTLTEVSGFATSTVPWLLVLFGAGLVLGNWLGGRLADRAIDRTLVIFIAALVMVLALFSVAAQSGIATIIALFLMGGFGFGTVPGLQSRVMQYAGGAPTLASGANIGAFNIGNALGAWAGGMGISAGLGYTSPIWMGAILTGIALVVMVVAAARARSALSRDALSRDPLSRDSLSRDAVSSGTGPTAVASVPAG; encoded by the coding sequence ATGCCTCTAGGACTGATCGCCCTCGCCATCGGGGCGTTCGGCATCGGACTCACCGAGTTCGTCATCATGGGCCTGCTGCCCGAGGTCGCCCAGGACTTCGGCGTCACCGAGTCCGCCGCCGGCTGGCTCATCTCCGGCTACGCGCTGGCCGTCGTGGTCGGTGCGCTCGTACTCACCGCCGCGGCGACCCGTCTGCCCAAGAAGCCCGTGCTGCTCGGCCTCATCGTGCTGTTCATCATCGGGAACGTTCTCACCGCACTCGCCGACGACTACGGCATCGCCATGCTCGGCCGCATCATCGCCGCCCTCTGCCACGGCGCGTTCTTCGGCATCGGCTCCGTCGTCGCGGCCGGCCTCGTCGCCCCCGAGAAGAAGGCGGGCGCCATCGCCATCATGTTCACCGGCCTCACCGCCGCGAACGTCTTCGGCGTGCCGTTCGGCACCTTCCTCGGCCAGGAGCTGGGCTGGCGCTCGACGTTCTGGGCGATCTCCGGCATCGGCGTGCTGGCCTTCGTCGGCATCGCGCTGCTGGTCCCCCGTCTCCCGCGGCCGACCGCACACGTCAGCCTGCGCAGCGAACTGTCCGCCTTCCGCTCCGGTCAGGTGTGGTTCTCGCTCGTCGTCACGATCCTCGCGTTCGGCGGGATGTTCGGAGCCTTCACCTACATCGCCTACACGCTCACCGAGGTGAGCGGCTTCGCGACCTCGACCGTGCCGTGGCTGCTCGTGCTCTTCGGCGCCGGCCTCGTGCTCGGCAACTGGCTGGGCGGACGACTCGCCGACCGTGCGATCGACCGCACCCTGGTCATCTTCATCGCCGCCCTCGTGATGGTGCTCGCCCTGTTCTCGGTCGCCGCGCAGTCGGGCATCGCCACGATCATCGCCCTGTTCCTGATGGGCGGGTTCGGGTTCGGCACGGTCCCCGGGCTGCAGAGCCGCGTCATGCAGTACGCCGGCGGAGCGCCCACCCTCGCCTCCGGCGCCAACATCGGCGCCTTCAACATCGGCAACGCGCTCGGTGCGTGGGCGGGCGGAATGGGCATCTCGGCAGGGCTCGGCTACACCTCGCCGATCTGGATGGGGGCGATCCTCACCGGCATCGCGCTCGTCGTGATGGTCGTGGCGGCGGCCCGTGCCCGCAGCGCTCTGTCTCGTGATGCACTGTCTCGCGATCCACTGTCTCGCGATTCACTGTCTCGCGATGCGGTGTCGTCGGGCACGGGTCCGACCGCCGTCGCCTCGGTCCCGGCCGGCTGA
- a CDS encoding aquaporin has product MTGTARKALAEAIATFLFVLAIIAAVNSGSPLTPLAIGFTLMVLVYSTGHISGAHLNPAVSVGVFLRGGLSVVDFIAYLIAQFVGGAVAALVALAVWPAGDKAMVIEVGPAFLVEALFTLILVWVVLNTATSKDTAGNSFYGLAIGATVFVGAATVGSISGGGFNPAVALGLSVSGHFAWSSLWLYIVAPVVGAVIAAILFRVLNTDDAKKIAAAE; this is encoded by the coding sequence ATGACTGGTACGGCACGCAAGGCGCTCGCAGAAGCGATCGCCACCTTCCTCTTCGTCCTCGCGATCATCGCGGCGGTCAACAGCGGCAGCCCGCTGACCCCGCTCGCGATCGGCTTCACCCTGATGGTGCTCGTGTACTCGACGGGTCACATCTCGGGTGCACACCTGAACCCGGCCGTCTCGGTCGGTGTGTTCCTGCGCGGCGGCCTCAGCGTCGTCGACTTCATCGCCTACCTCATCGCCCAGTTCGTCGGTGGTGCCGTGGCCGCGCTCGTCGCGCTCGCCGTGTGGCCCGCCGGGGACAAGGCCATGGTCATCGAGGTCGGGCCGGCGTTCCTCGTCGAGGCCCTCTTCACGCTGATCCTGGTGTGGGTCGTGCTCAACACCGCCACCTCGAAGGACACCGCGGGCAACTCCTTCTACGGTCTCGCGATCGGTGCGACCGTCTTCGTCGGTGCGGCCACGGTCGGATCGATCTCGGGCGGCGGCTTCAACCCGGCCGTCGCGCTCGGCCTCTCGGTCAGCGGTCACTTCGCGTGGAGCTCGCTGTGGCTGTACATCGTCGCCCCGGTCGTCGGCGCCGTGATCGCCGCGATCCTGTTCCGCGTGCTCAACACGGACGACGCCAAGAAGATCGCCGCCGCGGAGTAG
- a CDS encoding acyl-CoA dehydrogenase family protein gives MSTHSVFNQAPPRVDIDEYGANIALTEAVRLHGAEWADEALRGIGRRVGSAGFQDDARRANRNEPVLRTHDRWGERIDEVEYDPAYHRVIGAAVADGAHTAAFADPRPGAGAARAATFMLYAQVEPGHACPVSMTHSAVPVIASHPRLAEEWMPRLLSRSYEPGLRLGKPGALFGMAMTEKQGGSDVRANTTSAVPQGDGRYALTGHKWFCSAPMSDAFLVLAQAPGGLSCFLLPRLLDDGTRNRLRFQRLKDKLGNRSNASSEVEYEQAEATLVGEEGRGVRTIIDMVTRTRLDSMLGSLAGMRQGVAEAAWHVRHRSAFGRTLIDQPAMTAVIADLQLEVEAGTAVAMRLARAYDDDASAQDRAFRRLATAVMKYWVCKRAPGHAAEALECLGGNGITTDWPLEMRYREQPVMAIWEGSGNVIALDVLRALAREPESLEAFDAEVSAVRGVDSRFDAHLDRTRRLVAEAAADPMPDASARRLVEALALTLSAAQLLRAAPAVVADGFIAARIDGGSGLFGALPRGVDSAAIAARA, from the coding sequence GTGAGCACACACAGCGTCTTCAATCAGGCCCCGCCGCGCGTCGATATCGACGAGTACGGGGCGAACATCGCGCTGACCGAGGCGGTGCGGCTGCACGGCGCGGAGTGGGCGGACGAGGCGTTGCGGGGCATCGGTCGTCGCGTCGGGTCGGCGGGCTTCCAAGACGACGCCCGGCGGGCGAACCGGAACGAGCCCGTGCTGCGCACGCACGACCGCTGGGGCGAGCGCATCGACGAGGTCGAGTACGACCCCGCCTATCACCGGGTCATCGGCGCAGCCGTCGCCGACGGGGCGCACACCGCCGCATTCGCGGACCCCCGTCCGGGGGCCGGCGCCGCTCGCGCCGCCACGTTCATGCTCTACGCGCAGGTCGAGCCCGGTCATGCCTGTCCGGTGTCGATGACGCATTCGGCCGTTCCCGTGATCGCCTCGCATCCGCGCCTCGCGGAGGAGTGGATGCCCCGGCTGCTGTCGCGTTCGTACGAGCCCGGACTGCGCCTCGGAAAGCCCGGCGCCCTGTTCGGCATGGCCATGACCGAGAAGCAGGGCGGGTCCGATGTGCGGGCGAACACCACGTCCGCCGTGCCGCAGGGCGACGGGCGCTATGCGCTGACCGGCCACAAGTGGTTCTGCTCCGCACCGATGTCGGACGCCTTCCTGGTGCTCGCGCAGGCGCCGGGTGGGCTGTCATGCTTCCTGCTGCCGCGGCTGCTCGACGACGGCACGCGCAATCGGCTCCGTTTCCAGAGGCTCAAGGACAAGCTGGGCAACCGGTCGAACGCCTCGAGCGAGGTGGAGTACGAGCAGGCCGAGGCGACCCTCGTGGGGGAGGAGGGGCGCGGCGTGCGCACCATCATCGACATGGTCACCCGCACGCGGCTCGACTCGATGCTCGGCTCGCTGGCCGGCATGCGCCAGGGGGTCGCCGAGGCCGCATGGCATGTGCGGCATCGATCGGCGTTCGGGCGCACCCTCATCGATCAGCCCGCGATGACGGCCGTGATCGCCGACCTGCAGCTCGAGGTCGAGGCGGGGACGGCGGTCGCGATGCGGCTCGCCCGTGCGTACGACGATGACGCCTCGGCACAGGATCGGGCGTTCCGCCGGCTGGCGACGGCAGTCATGAAGTACTGGGTGTGCAAGCGCGCGCCCGGCCACGCCGCCGAGGCGCTGGAGTGCCTCGGGGGCAACGGCATCACGACGGACTGGCCCCTCGAGATGCGGTACCGCGAGCAGCCGGTGATGGCGATCTGGGAGGGCTCGGGCAACGTGATCGCGCTCGACGTGCTGCGGGCGCTCGCCCGAGAACCCGAATCGCTCGAGGCCTTCGACGCCGAGGTGTCGGCGGTGCGGGGTGTGGACTCCCGGTTCGACGCCCATCTGGACCGCACGAGGCGTCTGGTGGCAGAGGCGGCGGCGGATCCGATGCCGGACGCCTCGGCGCGCAGGCTCGTCGAGGCCCTCGCGCTGACCCTGTCGGCGGCACAGCTGCTGCGCGCGGCGCCCGCCGTGGTCGCCGACGGGTTCATCGCCGCCCGCATCGACGGCGGTTCCGGCCTGTTCGGTGCGCTGCCCCGAGGCGTGGACAGCGCCGCGATCGCCGCTCGCGCGTAG
- a CDS encoding APC family permease — MTTETAPAAETSTRLRRAITGPLLFAFILGDVLGAGIYALMGVLSEKVGGMLWAPLLLALLLAMLTAGSYAELVTKYPRAGGAAVFAERAFHSPLVSFLVGFSMLAAGVTSAAGLAIAFAGDYLGTFLDLPTIPVAIAFLALVGLLNARGIRESMGANLVMTAIELSGLVIVIAVVAVFVGGGGGDVSRVAEAPEGTSVAVAVLSGAVIAYYSFVGFETSANMIEEVKDPRRTYPRALFGALFTAGAVYVLVGLASSIALPPAELQESSGPLLAVVEATGVSIPSWLFSLIALVAVANGALLTMIMVSRLTYGMAEQGLLPAALGRVLPKRKTPWVAILTTTLVAMGLTLVGDLATLAETVVLLLLVVFLSVNVSVLVLRRDRVDNDHFRVWTFVPVLGVGSCILLLTQQRPAVWLFGAILLAVGGALYVLARWGRKHSEKKNARPDGEPIHDQKENHEHA, encoded by the coding sequence ATGACCACGGAGACCGCGCCCGCCGCCGAGACCTCGACCCGGCTGCGGAGGGCGATCACCGGCCCCCTCCTGTTCGCGTTCATCCTCGGGGACGTGCTGGGCGCAGGCATCTACGCCCTGATGGGGGTGCTCTCCGAGAAGGTGGGCGGGATGCTGTGGGCGCCCCTGCTCCTGGCGCTGCTGCTCGCCATGCTCACCGCGGGTTCCTATGCGGAACTCGTCACGAAGTATCCGCGCGCCGGAGGAGCCGCCGTCTTCGCGGAGCGGGCATTCCACAGTCCGCTGGTGTCGTTCCTGGTGGGATTCAGCATGCTCGCCGCAGGAGTCACGAGTGCGGCCGGCCTCGCCATCGCGTTCGCGGGCGACTACCTGGGCACGTTCCTCGATCTGCCGACGATCCCGGTCGCGATCGCCTTCCTCGCCCTGGTCGGCCTCCTGAACGCCCGCGGCATCCGCGAGTCCATGGGCGCGAACCTCGTGATGACCGCGATCGAGCTGAGCGGCCTGGTCATCGTGATCGCCGTGGTCGCGGTCTTCGTGGGCGGCGGAGGCGGCGACGTCTCCCGTGTCGCGGAGGCGCCGGAAGGGACGAGCGTCGCCGTCGCAGTGCTGTCCGGTGCCGTCATCGCCTACTACTCGTTCGTCGGGTTCGAGACGTCTGCGAACATGATCGAAGAGGTGAAGGATCCGCGCCGGACGTACCCTCGTGCCCTCTTCGGCGCCCTGTTCACGGCCGGAGCGGTCTACGTGCTCGTCGGTCTGGCGAGCTCGATCGCCCTCCCACCTGCAGAACTGCAGGAGTCGAGCGGTCCCCTGCTCGCCGTGGTCGAGGCCACCGGCGTCAGCATCCCCTCCTGGCTGTTCAGCCTCATCGCGCTCGTCGCGGTCGCCAACGGCGCACTGCTGACGATGATCATGGTCAGCCGTCTCACCTACGGCATGGCCGAGCAGGGCCTGCTGCCCGCCGCCCTCGGCCGCGTGCTCCCGAAGCGGAAGACCCCCTGGGTCGCGATCCTCACCACCACCCTCGTGGCGATGGGGCTGACGCTCGTCGGCGATCTGGCGACGCTCGCCGAGACGGTGGTCCTGCTCCTCCTCGTCGTCTTCCTCAGCGTCAACGTGTCCGTGCTGGTACTGCGTCGCGACCGCGTCGACAACGATCACTTCCGCGTGTGGACCTTCGTCCCCGTGCTCGGCGTCGGCTCCTGCATCCTGCTCCTCACCCAGCAGCGACCGGCCGTCTGGCTGTTCGGCGCGATACTGCTCGCCGTCGGAGGCGCGCTGTACGTGCTGGCGCGCTGGGGCAGGAAGCATTCGGAGAAGAAGAACGCCCGCCCCGACGGCGAGCCCATCCACGACCAGAAGGAGAACCATGAGCACGCCTGA
- the corA gene encoding magnesium/cobalt transporter CorA, with amino-acid sequence MAIIDNAIYVDGVRTENPVTLSETFERMRERGGMGWIGLYRPSEEEIRAVADEFGIHALVVEDALSGHQRAKLERYGEVLFMVLRPARYLDDVEEVEFGEVHVLVGPDFVVTIRHAESPDLARVRRRLEADPALLARGPEAVMYAILDEVVDEYTPVLAGLENDIDEIESQLFEENTDATQRIYDLGREVIDFQRATQPLSGMLEALLRGSDKYQVTEELQRYLRDVLDHTLRVSDRATTFRTVLDNALTVESTIVARRQNEEMRRMTELSIRQNDEVKKISGWAAILFAPTLVGTIYGMNFDHMPELHWLLGYPMAVGMMIALGFGLYAAFKRKGWL; translated from the coding sequence ATGGCGATCATCGACAATGCGATCTACGTGGATGGCGTCCGCACCGAGAATCCGGTGACCCTCAGCGAGACCTTCGAGCGCATGCGGGAGCGCGGCGGCATGGGGTGGATCGGCCTCTATCGGCCGAGCGAGGAGGAGATCCGCGCGGTCGCGGACGAGTTCGGCATCCATGCGCTCGTCGTGGAGGACGCGCTCTCCGGTCACCAGCGCGCCAAGCTCGAACGCTACGGCGAGGTGCTGTTCATGGTGCTGCGGCCGGCGCGTTATCTCGACGACGTCGAGGAGGTCGAGTTCGGCGAGGTGCACGTGCTCGTCGGCCCCGACTTCGTCGTGACGATCAGGCATGCGGAGTCACCGGACCTCGCGCGCGTCCGCCGACGGCTGGAGGCCGACCCCGCCCTCCTCGCCCGTGGTCCCGAGGCCGTGATGTACGCGATCCTCGATGAGGTCGTCGACGAGTACACGCCCGTCCTCGCCGGGCTCGAGAACGACATCGACGAGATCGAGAGCCAGCTGTTCGAGGAGAACACCGACGCCACCCAGCGCATCTACGACCTGGGGCGGGAGGTCATCGACTTCCAGCGGGCCACGCAGCCGCTGTCGGGCATGCTGGAGGCCCTGCTGCGCGGGTCGGACAAGTACCAGGTGACCGAAGAGCTGCAGCGGTATCTCCGCGACGTGCTGGATCACACCCTGCGCGTCAGTGACCGCGCCACGACGTTCCGCACCGTCCTCGACAACGCGCTCACCGTCGAGTCGACGATCGTCGCGCGTCGCCAGAACGAGGAGATGCGGCGGATGACGGAGCTCAGCATCCGTCAGAACGACGAGGTCAAGAAGATCTCGGGATGGGCGGCGATCCTGTTCGCCCCGACGCTCGTCGGCACGATCTACGGCATGAACTTCGATCACATGCCCGAGCTGCACTGGCTTCTCGGTTACCCGATGGCGGTCGGGATGATGATCGCGCTGGGCTTCGGGCTCTACGCGGCCTTCAAGCGCAAGGGCTGGCTCTAG
- a CDS encoding serine hydrolase domain-containing protein has translation MQLLSSRRWRAATATAAVLALVLTGCSSEESFSYTPPAQVDGALPDDTVAAMQAAVDNALVASGATGAIVGVWAPWSGSWVAGIGTQDREGGAEVSTDMSFRIADVTRLMTCDVLYALADRDVVELDANVADYVSGVADMRDEGITLLDLCNGTSGAGSSEGTVKSAWLNTPDRVWSPLELAGFGLARDRVAPHTTFRDSDAGYLLLGLALERASGMTASELIAEYVTEPLGLPDTSLPGPTPAPPGTGAVLNGHFLNAVEGGFDCAAPVDITKLSSSSGFTDSGVVSTITDLGRYAQAEAKQALRTKEKPDRFGEPLPAADGAESWFQATGGAYLVGSMIGQHGWTPGYATAAYSDPATGFTVAVVLNDSTAGAQFAQQLSWELAAIASKAPAAAGQTAPEFGLPFTAEQYHQAIADTAIPCVAPPAAE, from the coding sequence ATGCAGCTTCTCTCGTCGCGCCGGTGGCGCGCCGCAACGGCCACGGCGGCTGTGCTCGCTCTCGTTCTCACCGGATGCTCTTCCGAGGAGTCCTTCTCGTACACGCCCCCCGCTCAGGTCGACGGGGCGCTCCCCGATGACACGGTCGCCGCGATGCAGGCCGCCGTCGACAACGCCCTCGTCGCGTCGGGTGCGACGGGCGCGATCGTCGGTGTCTGGGCGCCGTGGAGCGGGAGCTGGGTGGCCGGCATCGGCACGCAGGACCGCGAGGGCGGAGCTGAGGTGTCGACCGACATGTCTTTCCGCATCGCCGATGTGACCCGTCTGATGACCTGCGACGTGCTCTATGCCCTCGCCGACCGCGATGTGGTCGAACTCGATGCGAACGTCGCGGACTACGTCTCGGGTGTCGCCGACATGCGAGACGAGGGCATCACCCTCCTCGACCTCTGCAACGGCACCAGTGGGGCGGGATCCTCCGAGGGAACCGTCAAGTCGGCGTGGCTGAACACCCCCGACCGGGTCTGGTCTCCTCTGGAGCTGGCCGGTTTCGGCCTGGCGCGTGACCGCGTCGCCCCGCACACCACCTTCCGCGACTCGGATGCCGGCTACCTCCTGCTGGGGCTGGCCCTCGAACGCGCCTCGGGGATGACCGCCTCCGAGCTGATCGCCGAATACGTCACCGAGCCCCTCGGGCTCCCGGACACCTCACTTCCGGGCCCGACCCCTGCGCCGCCGGGAACCGGAGCGGTACTGAACGGTCATTTCCTCAACGCCGTCGAAGGCGGGTTCGACTGCGCCGCCCCCGTCGACATCACGAAGCTGTCGTCCAGCTCGGGCTTCACCGACTCCGGTGTCGTGTCGACCATCACCGACCTGGGGCGCTACGCACAGGCGGAGGCGAAGCAGGCGCTGCGCACCAAGGAGAAGCCGGACCGCTTCGGCGAGCCGCTCCCGGCTGCCGACGGAGCCGAGTCCTGGTTCCAGGCCACGGGCGGTGCCTACCTCGTGGGATCGATGATCGGTCAGCACGGCTGGACGCCCGGATACGCCACGGCGGCGTACTCCGACCCTGCCACCGGGTTCACCGTGGCCGTCGTGCTCAACGACTCGACGGCCGGGGCGCAGTTCGCCCAGCAGCTCTCGTGGGAACTCGCCGCCATCGCCTCGAAGGCCCCGGCTGCCGCGGGGCAGACCGCGCCCGAGTTCGGCCTTCCGTTCACGGCCGAGCAGTACCACCAGGCGATCGCCGATACCGCGATCCCCTGCGTGGCACCGCCCGCTGCGGAGTGA
- a CDS encoding DUF2470 domain-containing protein, giving the protein MPHTFDADVITAVLRHMNGDHTDDNILIARAFAEPSDAEITASIMTGFDGDGGLWEITRDGAVTELRVPWPGGPIDDRPSVRREVVALYDAACARLGVEPRPHA; this is encoded by the coding sequence ATGCCCCACACCTTCGATGCCGACGTGATCACCGCCGTCCTCCGCCACATGAACGGCGACCACACCGATGACAACATCCTCATCGCCCGGGCGTTCGCGGAGCCGTCGGATGCGGAGATCACCGCATCGATCATGACCGGCTTCGACGGGGACGGCGGGCTGTGGGAGATCACGCGCGACGGCGCCGTCACCGAGTTGCGCGTGCCGTGGCCCGGCGGCCCGATCGACGACCGCCCCTCGGTGCGCCGTGAGGTCGTGGCGCTGTACGACGCCGCCTGCGCCCGGCTCGGCGTCGAACCTCGCCCGCACGCCTGA
- a CDS encoding biliverdin-producing heme oxygenase — protein MPEILSFSAALRERSSGSHSRSETAGFMSDLLKGEGSREDYISLVAQHYFIYEALEGAGERMRQDPVASVFITDKLTRLPALEADLEFLLGADWRERIVALPTTQRYVDRIRQVGATWAGGFVAHHYTRYLGDLSGGIFIGRVMARRFGFETNGIGFYLFDDIADPAAFKDVYREQLDAAPWDDAERERVIDEVLLAYRFNTELFEDLDRARAAA, from the coding sequence ATGCCCGAGATCCTCTCCTTCTCCGCCGCCCTGCGCGAGCGTTCGTCCGGATCGCACTCCCGCAGCGAGACCGCCGGCTTCATGTCCGACCTCCTGAAGGGCGAGGGATCGCGCGAGGACTACATCTCCCTCGTCGCACAGCACTACTTCATCTACGAGGCCCTCGAGGGCGCCGGCGAGCGCATGCGCCAGGATCCGGTCGCCTCGGTCTTCATCACCGACAAGCTCACGCGTCTGCCCGCGCTCGAAGCCGACCTCGAGTTCCTGCTCGGTGCCGACTGGCGTGAGCGGATCGTCGCGCTGCCCACCACGCAGCGTTACGTCGACCGCATCCGTCAGGTGGGCGCCACGTGGGCCGGCGGTTTCGTCGCCCACCACTACACCCGCTACCTCGGCGACCTCTCCGGAGGCATCTTCATCGGACGCGTGATGGCACGCCGCTTCGGCTTCGAGACCAACGGCATCGGCTTCTACCTGTTCGACGACATCGCGGATCCGGCCGCCTTCAAGGACGTGTACCGCGAGCAGCTCGACGCCGCTCCCTGGGACGATGCCGAGCGCGAGCGCGTGATCGACGAGGTGCTCCTCGCCTACCGTTTCAACACCGAGCTGTTCGAAGACCTCGACCGCGCACGCGCCGCTGCCTGA